TATTCACATGGCTCCGCATCGCTCAGCTGCGAGAGGATGTAGACGGGGCGAAAGGCGTGGTAGGGCCCGAAGCAGATGGTGAACAGGAAGAGCACGAAGAAGGACTTTTTGGCGGTCCGCTGGAATCTGTTCGCGTTGGGAAGTTCTGGCTTGTCCCGGGACACCCTCATCAGCTGGGAAGCGATCTTGCCATAGGAGACCACCAGCATGACGAAGACGAGCCAGAACAGCAGCACCAGCACGCCGTTGAAGTAGGCCTTCCCTTTGCCTTTGTTACTCCGGTGCTTGTACTGGAAGCACTTCCCCTTGTACTCTTTATCCTCTGACATAGCGATCATGGGCACCAGCCCCACCAAGGAAAACCCCCACAGAGCGCCACACGCCAACCAGCTCCAGGGCAGGCTGTGCCCCCACAGGGTCATCCTGAAGCACCTCCGCGCTTTGCCCTTCCCCTTCAACCTCAGGTATCTGTCCAAGCTGATGAGCCCCAGTAAGGTGATGCTGATGTACATGTTCATGTAGAACAGGTTTCCCACCATCTTGCAGGCGACGGACCCCAACACCCACTTGTTTCCATTCAGATGGTAGAACACCCTGAAGGGCATGCAGGCCAGGAGCACCAGATCAGCCACGGCACAGTTTATGAGGAACACCCGCACAGAGTTGCGGCTTGAATGCAGGAAAAGGAAGACCCACAGGGCGAAGAGATTACCCACAAGCCCAAAAACGAAGAACAGAGAGTAGAAAACGGCGAGAGGCAGGCGGAGGGCGGAGtcatcaaacaaacactcaGTCTGGTTtggggaaaaggaggaggaattGGGAAGCAAGGAGTCGGTAAACACGGGAACAGAGAGGGTTGAAGTAGAGCTAGAAAGGGAGTTAGACGAGGAAGAGGCTGAAGGAGTGAAGAGCATTGAGGGGGCAGCGGTGGTCATTGTGTCGGAAGAGTGGCGACTCCAAGGTCGTTGGTCCTTTGagaaaaaaccaaaacacatttttttttaattgaaaagcaAAACAGTTCAGTGCCCTTTGTGACGGAGCATTTACGTATTTCATGCGTAATGCACCCAGGTGAGTAATACGTGGGTTGTAGTGTTTAAAGGACACACATACTGAAAATTATAGTAATTAATGTCATGTCGCCTATAAAGGTCAAGCACCTATACAGAAGAGACTCTGGAAATGTTTCTTTG
The Eleginops maclovinus isolate JMC-PN-2008 ecotype Puerto Natales chromosome 24, JC_Emac_rtc_rv5, whole genome shotgun sequence DNA segment above includes these coding regions:
- the LOC134860667 gene encoding probable G-protein coupled receptor 34, with translation MTTAAPSMLFTPSASSSSNSLSSSTSTLSVPVFTDSLLPNSSSFSPNQTECLFDDSALRLPLAVFYSLFFVFGLVGNLFALWVFLFLHSSRNSVRVFLINCAVADLVLLACMPFRVFYHLNGNKWVLGSVACKMVGNLFYMNMYISITLLGLISLDRYLRLKGKGKARRCFRMTLWGHSLPWSWLACGALWGFSLVGLVPMIAMSEDKEYKGKCFQYKHRSNKGKGKAYFNGVLVLLFWLVFVMLVVSYGKIASQLMRVSRDKPELPNANRFQRTAKKSFFVLFLFTICFGPYHAFRPVYILSQLSDAEPCEYLMQVDHSNEIMLLFSSLNSCLDPVMYFLLSGTVRKTALRTLGHRLGNRLAFLNDATSNSSTMEFRRGSVPMAFPNQYLNAPSGTPRTSFCIINSTLRRTGLNTVPPTG